One Flavobacterium sp. 90 DNA segment encodes these proteins:
- a CDS encoding LacI family DNA-binding transcriptional regulator, with translation MIKKINFTLLQNLFNLKTINIITIKKIAELANVSPGTVDRIIHNRGQVTQENVDKVNAIIEQYGYKRNILASNLALNKKFHFVVFLPKYENLEYWKSQIKGIEKAAVEFSKFGIVLDYFFYDFNTSSFKEAVKKVLEFDCDGLLFAPIFYEESVRFLNEYEKRNIPVVMIDSNIKINQDHAYVGQDAFQSGYLAGRLISFAVRNERQVLIFKITREIESTSVYLQRIDGFYSFFKDHEELQNFKFSEVTIKDSGIDQLNLDMFSGINSVFVPNSRAYIVARFLEQNNIKGVRIIGYDLLNDNIEYLNKGVIDFLINQRPEEQGYMGINHLYKKLVLQEPVEDTHYIPLEIILKENYSPAKK, from the coding sequence TTGATAAAAAAAATTAATTTTACACTCTTACAGAATCTTTTTAACTTAAAAACAATCAATATCATAACGATTAAAAAAATTGCAGAACTAGCTAATGTTTCGCCTGGGACAGTTGATAGAATTATCCATAATCGTGGGCAAGTGACTCAGGAAAATGTCGATAAAGTCAATGCTATAATCGAACAATACGGTTACAAAAGAAATATTCTGGCGAGTAATCTGGCGCTGAATAAAAAATTTCATTTTGTGGTTTTCCTGCCTAAATATGAAAATCTGGAATATTGGAAAAGCCAAATTAAGGGAATAGAAAAAGCAGCTGTAGAATTCAGTAAATTCGGAATTGTTCTGGATTATTTCTTTTATGATTTTAATACTTCTTCGTTTAAAGAAGCGGTCAAAAAAGTATTAGAATTTGATTGCGATGGATTGTTATTTGCACCAATTTTCTATGAAGAATCTGTTCGTTTTTTAAACGAGTATGAAAAAAGGAATATTCCGGTTGTCATGATCGATTCTAATATAAAAATCAATCAGGATCATGCTTACGTTGGACAAGATGCTTTTCAAAGCGGATATTTAGCCGGAAGATTGATAAGTTTTGCTGTAAGAAATGAAAGGCAGGTTTTGATTTTTAAAATTACCAGAGAGATAGAAAGTACCTCTGTTTATTTACAGCGTATTGATGGTTTTTATTCCTTTTTTAAAGATCATGAAGAACTTCAAAACTTCAAATTTTCAGAAGTTACCATCAAAGATTCCGGAATTGATCAGTTAAATCTTGATATGTTTTCAGGTATAAATAGTGTTTTTGTACCCAATTCCAGAGCTTATATTGTAGCGCGATTTCTAGAGCAAAACAATATAAAAGGCGTCCGAATAATTGGTTACGATTTACTCAATGATAATATCGAATATTTGAATAAAGGCGTAATTGATTTCCTTATTAATCAAAGACCCGAAGAACAGGGTTATATGGGAATCAATCATTTATACAAGAAATTAGTGCTTCAGGAACCTGTTGAAGACACGCATTATATTCCCTTAGAAATTATCTTGAAAGAGAATTATTCTCCTGCAAAGAAATAG
- a CDS encoding nuclear transport factor 2 family protein, with the protein MMRKIYLLTAILLLFGMQLSAQGQLNKSAEEWKEKLKSINSELANAFINKDINVVMSYYDDKQPTCMPEFHMALYTKGGIQYYYEQWFKNVTISTYKRDIYEVLLIKNYLIEIGTFTNNFTRVGGSPFVYEGKYMNVWRIEKNQDLKLISEIWGANTAVDKSNFSFIKPQASIMPKLVVNKAVSDEVNKRNDGIAKLVKERKGEKHATEFFEKDAIYMTYDTPMLVGMDNIKPYFMEHEKPNGVSIDFIQIKASTMISLGKFVLEYGYYYVDVSWDNKKGKATVTGKSTNLWKRDENGTLMLYRQMVNHD; encoded by the coding sequence ATGATGAGAAAGATTTACTTATTGACTGCGATTCTTCTTCTATTTGGTATGCAATTATCTGCGCAAGGGCAATTAAACAAAAGCGCAGAGGAATGGAAAGAGAAGCTGAAATCTATAAATAGTGAATTGGCAAATGCTTTTATAAATAAAGATATTAATGTTGTTATGAGTTATTATGATGACAAACAGCCAACTTGTATGCCGGAATTTCATATGGCTTTATATACAAAAGGCGGAATACAATATTATTATGAGCAATGGTTCAAAAACGTTACAATAAGTACTTATAAAAGGGATATTTATGAAGTTCTGTTAATCAAAAATTACTTAATTGAAATTGGAACTTTCACCAATAATTTCACCAGAGTTGGTGGTAGTCCATTTGTTTACGAAGGAAAATATATGAATGTTTGGAGAATTGAAAAGAATCAGGATTTAAAGCTTATTTCTGAAATCTGGGGTGCGAATACTGCTGTAGACAAATCTAATTTTTCCTTTATAAAACCGCAAGCGAGTATTATGCCAAAACTCGTGGTAAATAAAGCCGTATCAGATGAAGTAAATAAACGTAATGATGGCATTGCTAAACTTGTAAAAGAAAGAAAAGGGGAGAAACATGCGACAGAATTCTTTGAAAAAGATGCAATATATATGACTTATGATACTCCAATGTTGGTTGGAATGGATAACATAAAACCTTATTTTATGGAACACGAAAAACCAAATGGTGTTTCAATTGACTTTATACAAATCAAAGCAAGTACAATGATCTCACTTGGGAAATTTGTTTTAGAATATGGTTATTATTATGTTGATGTTTCCTGGGATAATAAAAAAGGAAAAGCCACCGTTACCGGAAAAAGCACCAATCTGTGGAAAAGAGATGAAAATGGTACTTTGATGCTTTACAGACAAATGGTGAATCACGATTAA
- a CDS encoding YhcH/YjgK/YiaL family protein: MIVDSLHNAAKYYGLHPNFQKAFEYVNQNDISILEEGAFEIAEGLKVIVIIGEGATREESIKGFECHDQNIDIQISIKGPETFAWKPREKCISPNGDYSDERDVRFFHDKPDMFFELQEEQFAILFPEDVHAAMIGEGLLKKIVIKVKI; this comes from the coding sequence ATGATAGTAGATTCATTACACAACGCAGCAAAATATTACGGTTTACACCCCAATTTTCAAAAGGCATTTGAGTATGTAAATCAAAATGATATTTCGATTCTTGAAGAAGGTGCTTTTGAAATTGCAGAAGGTTTAAAAGTAATTGTAATTATTGGCGAAGGAGCAACACGAGAAGAAAGTATCAAAGGATTTGAATGCCATGATCAAAATATTGACATTCAGATTTCGATAAAAGGACCTGAAACTTTTGCATGGAAACCAAGAGAAAAATGCATTAGTCCAAATGGGGATTATAGTGACGAAAGAGATGTGCGCTTTTTTCACGATAAACCAGATATGTTTTTTGAATTACAGGAAGAACAATTTGCAATATTATTTCCAGAAGATGTTCATGCGGCCATGATTGGCGAAGGATTATTGAAAAAAATAGTGATTAAAGTTAAAATTTAA
- a CDS encoding bifunctional 4-hydroxy-2-oxoglutarate aldolase/2-dehydro-3-deoxy-phosphogluconate aldolase has protein sequence MKTIQNTIDIISEQGILPLYFNTDENISIEVLRSLYRVGIRAVEYTNRGSEALLNFEKMVAVRNTEMPEMLLGIGTIKNLDQAKEFHAVGADFFISPGFVPEVSEFLKSKEILYCPGCMTPTEIITAENAGIKFIKLFPGNILGPEFLTSIKDIFPALRFITTGGVESNYTNINSWFTAGASAVGMGSQLISKKRMQEGDFYLIENEVKKAIEIVEIIQKQLVN, from the coding sequence ATGAAAACAATTCAAAATACAATTGATATTATTTCGGAACAAGGGATTTTGCCTTTGTATTTTAATACTGATGAGAATATTAGTATTGAAGTTTTACGTTCGCTTTACAGAGTTGGAATCAGAGCTGTAGAATATACCAATAGAGGTTCTGAAGCTTTGTTGAATTTTGAAAAAATGGTTGCCGTTAGAAACACCGAAATGCCAGAAATGTTACTAGGAATCGGTACTATAAAAAATCTGGATCAGGCAAAAGAATTTCATGCCGTTGGAGCTGATTTTTTTATAAGTCCGGGTTTTGTTCCTGAGGTTTCAGAGTTCTTAAAAAGTAAAGAAATCTTGTACTGTCCGGGTTGTATGACGCCAACGGAAATTATTACTGCTGAAAATGCCGGAATAAAATTCATTAAACTTTTCCCCGGAAACATTCTTGGACCTGAGTTTTTGACTAGCATAAAAGACATTTTTCCAGCACTTCGTTTTATTACAACTGGTGGCGTAGAGTCAAATTACACCAACATTAATAGTTGGTTTACTGCCGGAGCTTCGGCTGTTGGAATGGGAAGTCAGCTTATTAGTAAAAAAAGAATGCAGGAAGGCGATTTTTACTTAATCGAAAATGAAGTTAAAAAAGCTATTGAGATCGTAGAGATTATACAAAAACAATTAGTAAACTAA
- the kduI gene encoding 5-dehydro-4-deoxy-D-glucuronate isomerase, producing MSISYESRYASSPQAVKQYDTRQLRAEFLIDNLMKKGEIALTYSHYDRYIAGSAVPVSPLKLETIDPLKAQYFLERRELGIINVGAKGSVEVDGTSYELGHKDALYIGSGNKEVIFKSDDSDNPALFYLNSAPAHTQHPIKKVSLAEANKLQLGTMETANHRTVNQMIIGGIVTTCQLQMGMTELKPGSVWNTMPAHVHDRRMEVYFYLDIPENQAVCHFMGEPQETRHIWMNNHQAVISPPWSIHSGSGTSNYTFIWGMAGENLDYGDMDVCKITDLR from the coding sequence ATGTCAATATCATACGAATCACGATATGCGTCAAGTCCGCAAGCTGTAAAACAATACGACACTAGACAATTAAGAGCAGAATTTTTAATTGATAATCTAATGAAAAAGGGCGAAATCGCTCTTACTTATTCACATTATGATCGTTATATCGCAGGTTCAGCAGTTCCGGTTTCTCCACTTAAATTAGAAACTATTGATCCGCTTAAAGCCCAATATTTTCTGGAAAGAAGAGAATTAGGAATCATTAATGTTGGTGCAAAAGGTTCGGTTGAAGTTGACGGAACTTCGTATGAATTGGGGCATAAAGATGCACTTTACATTGGAAGCGGAAATAAGGAAGTAATCTTCAAAAGTGACGATTCTGACAATCCTGCTTTGTTTTATCTGAATTCGGCTCCAGCCCACACACAACATCCAATCAAAAAAGTGAGTTTGGCAGAAGCCAATAAATTACAATTGGGAACAATGGAAACGGCAAACCACAGAACGGTAAATCAAATGATTATTGGCGGAATTGTAACGACTTGTCAATTGCAAATGGGAATGACGGAATTAAAACCGGGGAGTGTTTGGAATACAATGCCAGCACACGTTCACGATCGTAGAATGGAAGTTTATTTCTACTTAGATATTCCGGAAAATCAGGCTGTTTGTCATTTTATGGGCGAACCACAAGAAACGAGACACATTTGGATGAACAATCATCAGGCAGTAATTTCTCCACCTTGGTCAATTCACTCGGGTTCAGGAACTTCAAATTACACTTTTATTTGGGGAATGGCGGGTGAAAACCTGGATTATGGAGATATGGATGTTTGTAAAATCACTGATTTAAGATAA
- a CDS encoding triple tyrosine motif-containing protein, with amino-acid sequence MTKFIIRILILYLFFIPIIGNAQIKKIGVPFITNYNPKTYKAASENWDLLQDSKGMMFFANHFGIMQFDGVRWNIVTQPQNRSMVRSLAIDKNNRIYVGAQGDFGYAVQLSNGQYKYTSLVKFASRSAKNFGDVLHTVIRNNEVVFFSNEELFIYKNNKIKTIRPKTKFDEFFEVNKEIYVSDEVRGLLKLQNDVLREIPNGFQFIGMKIKKIFQVKEGLLFLTQKKGLFLYKNNQLKPFVTEADELFKQYQISAGIQLSDGYLGIGTRQTGLIVIDSKGNLVQHINKQMGLQNDYVTNLKTDTAGNLWVTLKEGISMIQISSPLSRILDTSSAETKIYCSLIYQNKLYIATDNGVFWLDWEAYKSGKNQNVRFQHISGMSENVWNIGIFGNSLLAFEKNGVFEIKGNSAQLLAKTDGAWQGVLIPNHPDLLLVGGYNGLYLLKNVNNSWVYQHRIKGFEESSRIIITEKNGNIWIAHGYKGIYKIKFNAAFDTVSNIQFYNQEAGFPSSLFLNTFKINDQILFGTTKGVYKQDSNSKKMIPDALFKKYLGLKSHIRLLKADNKNNIWYISGENTGKMSQKAGGKFEIEELPFRKLRYLYVPGFENIQTTTNGDVFFGTQEGLIHYNSIKNKKYQSKYKAVISEVKCIFPKDSLLFSSRYDVLPTDTESANKKLSPVLSYSNNALHFSFASLCYDEADATQYEYWLEGFEPKWSDWSLQTEKEYTNLSENEYVFHVRAKNIYDVVSEEAVFRFEISPPWYRTSWAYILYLILFGVLIYAIIKYQKNLAEREREQLILNQEKELLRNRAELNEQKLALEQENMTIMRENLETTINLKNAKVASSTVNLIHLNEILLSIKELIAQIDKKNDQNVNFSLLTKINRIIDHELKGDQHWNEFEEIFNQLHDNFMQRLKTSFPELTPRDMRLCAYLRMNFNTKEIAPLLGISVRGVEDTRYRIRKKLQLSSEANITEFILNF; translated from the coding sequence ATGACGAAATTTATAATTAGAATTTTAATTCTATATCTATTCTTTATACCTATAATTGGAAACGCTCAAATTAAGAAAATTGGAGTTCCATTTATCACTAATTACAATCCGAAAACGTATAAAGCCGCTTCAGAAAATTGGGATCTTTTGCAAGATTCTAAGGGAATGATGTTTTTTGCCAATCATTTTGGCATCATGCAATTTGACGGCGTAAGATGGAATATTGTAACGCAACCTCAAAATAGAAGTATGGTTCGCTCGCTTGCCATTGATAAAAACAATCGGATATATGTTGGGGCTCAGGGCGATTTTGGCTATGCGGTTCAGTTGTCAAACGGACAATATAAATATACTTCTTTGGTAAAATTTGCTTCCAGATCGGCTAAGAATTTTGGAGATGTTTTGCATACTGTTATTCGAAATAACGAGGTTGTTTTTTTCTCAAATGAAGAACTGTTTATTTATAAGAATAATAAAATCAAAACAATACGGCCAAAAACAAAATTTGATGAATTTTTTGAAGTCAATAAAGAAATCTATGTTTCAGATGAAGTAAGAGGATTATTGAAACTCCAAAATGATGTTTTAAGAGAAATTCCAAATGGTTTTCAGTTTATCGGAATGAAGATTAAAAAAATTTTCCAAGTCAAAGAAGGTTTGTTATTTCTGACACAGAAAAAAGGACTTTTTCTATATAAAAATAATCAGCTAAAACCATTTGTAACTGAAGCTGATGAATTGTTTAAGCAATATCAGATTTCGGCAGGAATTCAACTTTCAGATGGATATTTAGGAATTGGAACGCGCCAAACCGGATTGATAGTTATTGATAGTAAAGGAAATTTAGTTCAGCATATCAACAAGCAAATGGGGTTGCAGAATGATTATGTGACGAATCTCAAAACAGATACTGCTGGAAATTTATGGGTGACTTTGAAAGAAGGAATTTCGATGATTCAGATTTCATCGCCATTATCAAGAATATTGGATACTTCGAGTGCTGAAACCAAAATATATTGCAGTTTAATTTATCAAAACAAACTTTATATAGCGACAGATAATGGCGTTTTTTGGTTGGATTGGGAAGCTTATAAAAGCGGTAAAAATCAAAATGTACGTTTTCAGCATATTTCGGGAATGTCTGAAAATGTATGGAATATTGGCATTTTTGGAAATTCACTTTTGGCTTTTGAAAAAAATGGAGTTTTCGAAATAAAAGGAAATTCAGCGCAATTATTGGCTAAAACCGATGGAGCGTGGCAAGGTGTATTAATTCCCAATCATCCTGATTTATTACTTGTTGGCGGTTATAATGGTTTGTATTTGCTAAAGAACGTCAATAATTCCTGGGTTTATCAGCATAGAATAAAAGGTTTTGAAGAAAGCAGCAGAATAATTATAACCGAAAAAAATGGAAATATCTGGATTGCGCACGGTTATAAAGGAATCTATAAAATCAAATTTAATGCAGCATTTGATACCGTTTCAAACATTCAGTTTTACAACCAGGAAGCTGGGTTTCCGTCGAGTTTGTTTCTGAATACTTTCAAAATAAACGATCAGATTTTGTTCGGAACTACAAAAGGAGTTTACAAACAAGATTCTAATTCGAAGAAAATGATTCCGGATGCTCTTTTCAAGAAATACCTCGGATTGAAAAGCCATATTCGTCTGCTTAAAGCAGATAATAAAAACAATATCTGGTACATTTCAGGAGAGAATACAGGAAAAATGAGTCAGAAAGCAGGAGGGAAGTTTGAGATTGAAGAATTGCCTTTTAGAAAGCTCAGGTATTTGTATGTTCCCGGTTTCGAGAATATTCAAACAACAACAAATGGAGATGTGTTTTTTGGTACACAAGAAGGGTTGATTCATTATAATTCGATCAAAAACAAAAAGTATCAATCGAAATATAAAGCAGTTATATCTGAAGTAAAATGTATTTTTCCGAAAGATAGCTTGTTGTTTTCGAGTCGATACGATGTGCTTCCAACCGATACGGAATCTGCAAATAAGAAGCTTTCTCCGGTTTTATCGTATTCGAATAATGCGTTGCACTTTTCGTTTGCGTCACTTTGTTATGATGAAGCTGATGCTACACAATACGAATATTGGCTGGAAGGCTTTGAGCCAAAATGGTCGGATTGGAGCCTTCAAACGGAAAAAGAATACACGAATTTGTCTGAGAATGAATATGTTTTTCACGTAAGGGCAAAAAACATTTATGATGTTGTAAGCGAAGAAGCCGTTTTTAGATTTGAGATTTCGCCGCCGTGGTACCGCACAAGTTGGGCTTATATATTGTATTTGATACTTTTTGGAGTTTTGATTTATGCGATTATCAAGTACCAAAAAAATCTTGCCGAACGTGAACGCGAACAATTGATCCTTAATCAGGAAAAGGAATTGCTGCGAAATCGTGCCGAATTAAACGAGCAAAAACTGGCATTAGAACAAGAAAATATGACGATTATGAGAGAAAATCTCGAAACGACAATCAATCTTAAAAACGCAAAAGTTGCTTCGAGTACGGTGAATCTTATCCATTTGAATGAAATTTTGCTTTCGATAAAAGAACTCATCGCTCAAATTGATAAGAAGAATGATCAGAATGTAAATTTCAGCTTACTGACAAAAATAAACCGAATAATCGATCACGAATTAAAAGGAGATCAGCATTGGAACGAGTTTGAAGAGATTTTTAATCAGCTTCATGATAATTTCATGCAACGTTTAAAAACGAGTTTTCCTGAGTTGACTCCACGTGATATGCGATTATGTGCTTATTTGCGAATGAATTTTAATACTAAAGAAATTGCTCCGCTTTTAGGGATTTCTGTCAGAGGTGTTGAAGATACCAGATATCGCATTCGTAAAAAATTGCAGCTTTCATCTGAGGCAAATATCACGGAGTTTATTCTGAATTTTTGA
- a CDS encoding sugar kinase, whose protein sequence is MSKTIITFGEILLRLSPPNHSKLYKSRTFEAHYGGAEANVGASLALFGCDVKFVTSVPDNELGDSALSELKSYGVEPIAVKQGKRLGVYYFEQGASERPGKVLYDRDASSFANLKKGMIDWEAIFQDADWFHWSGITASLTEDLAILTKEALEAASKLGLTISADLNYRPTLWNYGKKASEIMPELVQYCDVLLGGSDDSEKCLNIKIEESESIDSVFDKWKKQFPRLKTIVSTMRYDANASSNTIGAVLWNDGKLLKSKEYKISHIVDRIGAGDAFMAGLIYGLITSPESYQETLEYAVAASCLKHSIPGDINLSSVNDVTALMNGASGGRVIR, encoded by the coding sequence ATGTCAAAAACTATCATAACTTTTGGTGAAATCCTGCTAAGACTTTCACCTCCTAACCATTCAAAACTTTATAAATCAAGAACATTTGAAGCACATTATGGTGGCGCTGAAGCAAATGTTGGTGCATCACTGGCTTTATTTGGTTGCGATGTAAAATTCGTAACCTCAGTTCCTGATAATGAATTAGGAGATTCCGCTTTAAGCGAATTAAAATCTTATGGTGTTGAACCAATTGCCGTAAAACAAGGAAAGCGTTTGGGAGTATATTATTTTGAACAAGGTGCATCAGAAAGACCTGGCAAAGTTTTATACGACAGAGACGCTTCTTCATTTGCAAATCTCAAAAAAGGAATGATTGATTGGGAAGCTATTTTTCAAGATGCAGATTGGTTTCATTGGTCTGGAATAACAGCGTCGTTAACCGAAGATCTTGCGATTTTAACGAAAGAAGCTCTTGAAGCAGCTTCTAAATTAGGATTAACAATTTCTGCCGATTTAAATTATCGTCCAACGTTGTGGAATTATGGCAAAAAAGCTTCTGAAATCATGCCGGAATTAGTTCAATATTGTGATGTATTGTTAGGCGGTTCTGATGATTCTGAAAAATGTCTGAATATAAAAATAGAAGAATCTGAAAGTATTGATTCTGTTTTTGATAAATGGAAAAAGCAGTTTCCAAGACTTAAAACAATTGTATCCACAATGCGCTATGACGCCAATGCTTCGTCGAATACAATTGGCGCTGTTTTATGGAACGACGGAAAATTATTAAAATCTAAAGAATATAAGATTTCACATATTGTTGACAGAATTGGTGCCGGTGATGCATTTATGGCTGGATTAATTTATGGATTGATAACCTCGCCAGAATCGTATCAGGAAACTCTTGAATATGCTGTTGCTGCTTCCTGTCTTAAACATTCGATACCGGGAGATATTAATTTATCGAGCGTGAATGATGTTACGGCGCTTATGAATGGCGCAAGCGGCGGACGGGTTATTCGTTAA
- a CDS encoding gluconate 5-dehydrogenase, producing the protein MINLFDIKGKIALITGSTHGLGLAMAKGLGEAGATIVVNGNSSQQKIDDAVKELQKEGINAVGYKFNVTDESEVITAIQKIENEVGPIAILINNAGIIKRIPLIEMEVSDFKEVIDIDLVSPFIVSKHVAKGMIERRQGKIINICSMMSELGRNTVGAYAAAKGGLKMLTKNMATEWAKYNVQINGIGPGYFATEQTKPIRVDGHPFNDFIISRTPAAKWGDPSDLAGAAIFLSSKASDFVNGHILYVDGGILATIGKPSNEN; encoded by the coding sequence ATGATAAACTTATTTGATATAAAAGGAAAAATCGCCTTAATCACAGGAAGTACACACGGACTTGGATTGGCAATGGCAAAAGGACTTGGTGAAGCCGGAGCGACAATTGTCGTAAACGGAAATTCTTCTCAACAAAAAATTGACGACGCTGTAAAAGAGCTTCAAAAAGAAGGAATTAATGCTGTTGGCTATAAATTTAATGTAACTGATGAAAGCGAAGTTATAACGGCAATTCAGAAGATTGAAAATGAAGTTGGACCAATTGCAATCCTGATTAACAATGCTGGAATCATCAAAAGAATTCCGCTTATCGAAATGGAAGTTTCTGATTTTAAAGAAGTAATTGATATTGATTTGGTTTCGCCTTTTATCGTTTCAAAACATGTTGCCAAAGGAATGATAGAAAGACGTCAGGGAAAAATCATCAATATTTGTTCGATGATGAGCGAATTGGGTCGAAATACCGTTGGCGCTTACGCTGCAGCAAAAGGCGGCTTGAAAATGCTGACCAAAAACATGGCAACAGAATGGGCAAAATATAATGTACAAATCAACGGAATTGGTCCCGGATATTTTGCTACTGAACAAACAAAACCTATTCGCGTTGACGGACATCCGTTTAACGATTTCATAATTAGCAGAACTCCTGCTGCAAAATGGGGCGACCCGAGTGATTTAGCCGGAGCAGCAATATTCTTATCCTCTAAAGCTAGTGATTTTGTAAACGGTCACATCTTGTATGTAGACGGCGGAATTCTCGCTACAATTGGTAAACCTTCTAACGAAAACTAA
- a CDS encoding DUF4861 family protein, with translation MKKNLLLTAILVSSFAVHSQNKTITITNSLAIDREFETIELTKKSLGLPSSVKLEDYSVKESGTSTFLETQLVDTDGDGKSDVLLFQPKIGASSKKDFQVLVATNPDATKTVNCYSRFVPERTDDYAWENNKVAFRTYGPVAQKMAEDHVEGGTLTSGIDAWLKRVDYPIINKWYEKATLGTGTYHKDTGEGLDNFHVGDSRGVGGIAVKLDNKYYFSKNFITWKTITTGPIRTSFILTYADWDAKGNKITESKLISLDYGSYLSRFEIHIKGTKEIAAGLTLHDKKGTIGTNIKEGWLSHWEPLDDSELGTGLVAPKGTLTGFDNYITNDKDLSNLYGNLAVKSNKVVYYVGFGWKKGSPFQTKEEWESYLSSFASKINNPLVVKVKKM, from the coding sequence TTGAAAAAAAATCTATTATTAACCGCAATTTTGGTAAGTAGTTTTGCCGTTCATTCGCAAAACAAAACCATAACGATTACGAATTCTCTTGCTATTGACAGGGAATTTGAAACTATTGAACTGACTAAAAAATCTCTGGGTTTACCATCTTCGGTCAAGCTTGAAGATTATTCTGTTAAAGAAAGTGGCACAAGTACGTTTTTAGAAACTCAGCTTGTTGATACCGATGGCGATGGCAAATCAGATGTTTTGTTATTTCAGCCTAAAATTGGAGCGTCTTCAAAAAAAGACTTTCAGGTTTTGGTTGCTACAAATCCAGATGCAACAAAAACTGTAAACTGTTATTCCAGATTTGTTCCGGAAAGAACAGATGATTATGCCTGGGAAAACAATAAAGTAGCTTTTAGAACTTATGGTCCTGTGGCTCAAAAAATGGCCGAAGATCATGTTGAAGGCGGAACTTTAACTAGCGGAATTGATGCGTGGCTAAAAAGAGTCGATTATCCAATTATCAATAAATGGTACGAAAAAGCAACTTTAGGAACTGGAACTTATCATAAAGATACTGGTGAAGGTTTGGATAATTTTCACGTTGGAGACAGCCGTGGCGTTGGCGGAATTGCTGTTAAACTAGATAATAAATACTATTTCTCAAAGAATTTCATTACCTGGAAAACGATTACGACAGGACCAATCAGAACGAGTTTTATCCTGACTTATGCCGATTGGGACGCAAAAGGCAACAAAATAACCGAATCTAAACTAATTAGTCTCGATTACGGAAGTTACCTTTCCCGTTTTGAAATCCATATCAAAGGCACAAAAGAAATCGCTGCCGGATTAACGCTTCATGACAAAAAAGGAACTATCGGAACCAACATAAAAGAAGGTTGGCTCAGTCATTGGGAACCTCTTGACGATTCAGAATTAGGAACTGGTTTGGTTGCTCCAAAAGGGACTTTAACCGGATTTGACAATTATATCACAAACGATAAAGATTTAAGCAACTTATACGGAAACCTAGCCGTTAAGAGCAATAAAGTCGTTTATTATGTTGGTTTTGGATGGAAAAAAGGAAGTCCGTTTCAAACCAAAGAAGAATGGGAAAGTTATTTGAGTTCGTTTGCTTCTAAGATAAATAATCCGCTTGTGGTGAAGGTGAAAAAAATGTAA
- a CDS encoding HAD family hydrolase, producing MEVKCIIFDCDGVLVDTEKIGNGILLSMGAEYGFEMKLVDAYREFNGRNLKECFLHIENAIGKKLPDNFESEYRQRSFEAFKTQVKPMEGIVEFLNKLKIPYCVASSGPVDKIRLNLEVAGLLDKFENKIYSSYQINSWKPDPGIFLHAAKEMGFEVKDCIVIEDSKAGVISGIKGGFKVYGFANGYNNEDLEKEGAILFDSYEELWNLI from the coding sequence ATGGAAGTTAAGTGTATTATTTTTGATTGTGACGGAGTTCTTGTTGATACTGAAAAGATTGGTAACGGAATATTGCTTTCAATGGGCGCCGAATATGGTTTCGAAATGAAGCTCGTAGATGCGTATCGGGAATTTAACGGACGTAATTTGAAAGAATGTTTTTTACATATCGAAAATGCAATTGGTAAAAAGCTTCCGGATAATTTTGAAAGTGAGTATCGCCAAAGAAGTTTTGAAGCCTTCAAAACACAAGTTAAACCAATGGAAGGCATAGTTGAATTCCTAAACAAACTTAAAATTCCGTATTGTGTCGCTTCCAGCGGTCCTGTTGATAAAATCAGACTGAATCTTGAAGTTGCTGGTTTACTCGATAAATTCGAAAATAAAATCTATAGTTCCTACCAAATTAATAGTTGGAAACCCGATCCCGGAATTTTTCTACATGCCGCAAAAGAAATGGGATTTGAGGTCAAAGATTGCATCGTAATCGAAGACAGCAAAGCCGGAGTAATCTCAGGAATAAAAGGTGGTTTCAAAGTCTACGGTTTTGCAAACGGATATAACAACGAAGATTTAGAAAAAGAAGGTGCTATACTTTTTGATAGTTATGAAGAGTTATGGAATTTGATTTAA